The Balaenoptera acutorostrata chromosome 15, mBalAcu1.1, whole genome shotgun sequence genome contains a region encoding:
- the LOC103009762 gene encoding LOW QUALITY PROTEIN: mitogen-activated protein kinase 6-like (The sequence of the model RefSeq protein was modified relative to this genomic sequence to represent the inferred CDS: deleted 3 bases in 2 codons; substituted 1 base at 1 genomic stop codon) — protein sequence MAEKFESLMNIHGFDLGSRYMDLKPLGCGGNGLVFSAVDNDCDKRVAIKKIVLTDPQSVKHALREIKIIGRLDHDNIVKVFEILGPSGSQLTDDWGLTELNSVYIVQEYMETDLANVLEQGPLLEEHARLFMYQLLRGLKYIHSANVLHRDLKPANLFINTEDLVLKRRIGDFGLARIMDPHYSHKGHLSEGLVTKWYRSPGLLLSPNNYTKAIDMXAAGCIFAEVLTGKTLFAGAHELEQMQLILESIPVVHEEGRQELLSVIPVYIRNDMTEPHKPLTQLLPGISREALDFLGQTLTFSPMDRLTAEEALSHPYMSIYSFPMDMPISSQPFHIEDEVEDILLMDETHSHIYNWERYHDCQFSDHDWPIHNNFDIDEVQLDPRALCHVTDEEEVQVDP from the exons ATGGCAGAGAAATTTGAAAGTCTCATGAACATTCATGGTTTTGATCTGGGCTCTAGGTATATGGACTTAAAACCATTGGGTTGTGGAGGCAATGGCTTGGTTTTTTCTGCTGTAGACAATGACTGTGACAAAAGAGTAGCCATCAAGAAAATTGTCCTTACTGATCCCCAGAGTGTCAAACATGCCCTACGTGAAATCAAAATTATTGGAAGACTTGACCATGATAACATTGTGAAGGTGTTTGAAATTCTTGGTCCTAGTGGAAGCCAATTAACAGATGAT TGGGGTCTTACCGAACTGAACAGTGTTTACATTGTTCAGGAGTACATGGAGACAGACTTGGCTAATGTGCTGGAGCAGGGCCCGTTACTGGAAGAGCATGCCAGGCTTTTCATGTATCAGCTGCTACGTGGGCTCAAATATATTCACTCAGCAAATGTACTGCACAGAGATCTCAAACCAGCTAATCTTTTCATTAATACTGAAGACTTGGTGCTGAAG AGGCGGATAGGTGACTTTGGTCTTGCACGGATCATGGATCCCCATTATTCCCATAAGGGCCATCTTTCTGAAGGACTGGTTACTAAATGGTACAGATCTCCAGGTCTTTTACTTTCTCCTAATAATTATACTAAAGCCATTGACATGTAGGCTGCAGGCTGCATCTTTGCTGAAGTACTGACTGGTAAAACTCTCTTTGCAGGTGCCCATGAACTTGAACAGATGCAGCTGATTTTAGAATCTATTCCTGTCGTACATGAGGAAGGTCGTCAGGAGCTGCTCAGCGTAATTCCAGTTTACATTAGAAATGACATGACTGAGCCACACAAACCTTTAACTCAGCTGCTTCCGGGAATTAGTCGAGAAGCACTGGATTTCCTGGGACAAACTTTGACATTTAGCCCCATGGATCGGTTGACAGCAGAAGAAGCGCTTTCCCATCCTTACATGAgcatttattcttttccaatgGATATGCCAATTTCAAGTCAACCTTTTCATATTGAAGATGAAGTTGAGGATATTTTGCTTATGGATGAAACTCATAGTCACATTTATAACTGGGAAAGGTACCATGATTGTCAATTTTCAGACCATGATTGGCCTATACATAACAACTTTGATATTGATGAAGTTCAGCTTGACCCAAGAGCTCTGTGCCATGTCACTGATGAAGAAGAAGTACAAGTCGATCCTTGA